From a single Vanacampus margaritifer isolate UIUO_Vmar chromosome 15, RoL_Vmar_1.0, whole genome shotgun sequence genomic region:
- the pfkfb3 gene encoding 6-phosphofructo-2-kinase/fructose-2,6-bisphosphatase 3 isoform X1: MPRELTQNRIQKIWVPTKDDKPAPRRAGGAPHIANPPTVIVMVGLPARGKTYMSKKLTRYLNWIGMPTKVFNVGEYRREAVKNYSSYDFFKSDNECAVKIREQCALAALRDVKSYLQDEGGQVAVFDATNTTRARRGLILQFGVENGFRIFFIESVCDDPSVIASNIMEVKVSCPDYKDCNKTDAMLDFQRRIECYKASYQPLNPDQYDRDLSFIKVIDVGRRFLVNRIQDHTQSKIVYYLMNIHVQPRTIYLCRHGESTDNLEGRLGGDAGLSPRGRQFSTALTGFVREQQLKDLKVWTSQLCCSIQTAEHLGVPYEQWKALNEIDAGVCEEMTYDEIKEKFPEEFALRDEDKYYYRYPAGESYQDLVQRVEPVIMELERQENVLVICHQAVMRCLLAYFLDKSADEMPYLKCPLHTVLKLTPVAYGCKVESISLNVEAVNTHRDRPEEVKRCPGSLIRRNSVTPLTSPETNIKKPRIDDLDEAPIQELPHSVASLALCSPSHLPLTLASQNLRRHSWRPAGHEAAMQ; this comes from the exons CGGGCGGCGCCCCCCACATCGCCAACCCCCCTACCGTCATCGTGATGGTGGGGCTGCCGGCTCGGGGCAAGACGTACATGTCCAAGAAACTCACACGCTACCTCAACTGGATCGGCATGCCCACCAAAG TCTTCAACGTGGGGGAGTACCGCAGGGAGGCGGTCAAAAACTACAGCTCCTATGATTTCTTTAAGTCGGACAACGAGTGTGCCGTCAAGATCAGGGA ACAATGTGCCTTAGCAGCCTTGAGGGACGTCAAGTCCTACTTGCAAGACGAGGGAGGCCAAGTTGCG GTGTTCGACGCGACCAACACGACGAGGGCCAGGCGAGGGCTCATCCTTCAGTTTGGTGTCGAGAATGGCTTCAGG ATCTTTTTCATCGAGTCCGTCTGTGATGACCCGAGCGTCATTGCATCAAATATCATG GAAGTGAAGGTTTCCTGTCCAGATTACAAAGATTGCAACAAAACGGATGCCATGTTGGATTTCCAAAGGCGGATCGAATGTTACAAAGCCAGCTACCAGCCTCTGAACCCTGATCAATACGACAG GGACCTCTCCTTCATCAAGGTGATAGACGTGGGCCGCCGCTTCCTGGTCAACCGCATCCAGGATCACACCCAGAGCAAGATCGTCTACTACCTGATGAACATCCACGTCCAGCCGCGCACCATCTACCTGTGTCGACACGGAGAAAGCACAGACAACCTGGAGGGGCGGCTGGGGGGCGACGCCGGCCTATCACCGAGGGGCAGACAG TTTTCTACCGCCTTGACTGGATTCGTAAGGGAGCAGCAGCTGAAGGATTTGAAGGTCTGGACCAGCCAGTTGTGCTGCAGCATCCAGACAGCCGAGCACCTGGGGGTCCCGTACGAACAGTGGAAGGCCCTCAATGAAATTGACGCA GGTGTGTGTGAGGAGATGACGTACGATGAGATTAAGGAGAAATTCCCTGAGGAGTTTGCCTTGAGGGATGAGGATAAATATTACTACCGCTACCCTGCTGGAGAG TCCTACCAGGACCTGGTCCAGAGGGTGGAGCCGGTCATCATGGAGTTGGAGCGTCAGGAGAACGTGCTGGTCATCTGCCACCAGGCCGTCATGCGCTGCCTCCTGGCTTACTTCCTGGATAAAAGCGCAG ATGAGATGCCCTACCTGAAGTGTCCCCTTCATACTGTGCTGAAGCTCACCCCTGTGGCCTACGGGTGCAAAGTCGAGTCCATCTCTTTGAATGTGGAAGCTGTGAACACTCACAGAGACAGACCAGAG GAGGTGAAGAGGTGTCCCGGAAGCTTGATCCGGAGGAACAGCGTGACGCCTCTGACCAGCCCGGAGACAAACATCAAGAAACCTCGCATCGACGACTTGGATGAGGCTCCCATCCAGGAGCTCCCCCATTCGGTGGCTTCGTTGGCACTCTGCAGCCCGTCGCACCTTCCGCTAACACTGGCCAGCCAG AACCTGAGGAGACACTCCTGGCGCCCTGCCGGTCACGAAGCAGCAATGCAATGA
- the pfkfb3 gene encoding 6-phosphofructo-2-kinase/fructose-2,6-bisphosphatase 3 isoform X2 — MPRELTQNRIQKIWVPTKDDKPAPRRAGGAPHIANPPTVIVMVGLPARGKTYMSKKLTRYLNWIGMPTKVFNVGEYRREAVKNYSSYDFFKSDNECAVKIREQCALAALRDVKSYLQDEGGQVAVFDATNTTRARRGLILQFGVENGFRIFFIESVCDDPSVIASNIMEVKVSCPDYKDCNKTDAMLDFQRRIECYKASYQPLNPDQYDRDLSFIKVIDVGRRFLVNRIQDHTQSKIVYYLMNIHVQPRTIYLCRHGESTDNLEGRLGGDAGLSPRGRQFSTALTGFVREQQLKDLKVWTSQLCCSIQTAEHLGVPYEQWKALNEIDAGVCEEMTYDEIKEKFPEEFALRDEDKYYYRYPAGESYQDLVQRVEPVIMELERQENVLVICHQAVMRCLLAYFLDKSADEMPYLKCPLHTVLKLTPVAYGCKVESISLNVEAVNTHRDRPEEVKRCPGSLIRRNSVTPLTSPETNIKKPRIDDLDEAPIQELPHSVASLALCSPSHLPLTLASQHWLGKVCLT; from the exons CGGGCGGCGCCCCCCACATCGCCAACCCCCCTACCGTCATCGTGATGGTGGGGCTGCCGGCTCGGGGCAAGACGTACATGTCCAAGAAACTCACACGCTACCTCAACTGGATCGGCATGCCCACCAAAG TCTTCAACGTGGGGGAGTACCGCAGGGAGGCGGTCAAAAACTACAGCTCCTATGATTTCTTTAAGTCGGACAACGAGTGTGCCGTCAAGATCAGGGA ACAATGTGCCTTAGCAGCCTTGAGGGACGTCAAGTCCTACTTGCAAGACGAGGGAGGCCAAGTTGCG GTGTTCGACGCGACCAACACGACGAGGGCCAGGCGAGGGCTCATCCTTCAGTTTGGTGTCGAGAATGGCTTCAGG ATCTTTTTCATCGAGTCCGTCTGTGATGACCCGAGCGTCATTGCATCAAATATCATG GAAGTGAAGGTTTCCTGTCCAGATTACAAAGATTGCAACAAAACGGATGCCATGTTGGATTTCCAAAGGCGGATCGAATGTTACAAAGCCAGCTACCAGCCTCTGAACCCTGATCAATACGACAG GGACCTCTCCTTCATCAAGGTGATAGACGTGGGCCGCCGCTTCCTGGTCAACCGCATCCAGGATCACACCCAGAGCAAGATCGTCTACTACCTGATGAACATCCACGTCCAGCCGCGCACCATCTACCTGTGTCGACACGGAGAAAGCACAGACAACCTGGAGGGGCGGCTGGGGGGCGACGCCGGCCTATCACCGAGGGGCAGACAG TTTTCTACCGCCTTGACTGGATTCGTAAGGGAGCAGCAGCTGAAGGATTTGAAGGTCTGGACCAGCCAGTTGTGCTGCAGCATCCAGACAGCCGAGCACCTGGGGGTCCCGTACGAACAGTGGAAGGCCCTCAATGAAATTGACGCA GGTGTGTGTGAGGAGATGACGTACGATGAGATTAAGGAGAAATTCCCTGAGGAGTTTGCCTTGAGGGATGAGGATAAATATTACTACCGCTACCCTGCTGGAGAG TCCTACCAGGACCTGGTCCAGAGGGTGGAGCCGGTCATCATGGAGTTGGAGCGTCAGGAGAACGTGCTGGTCATCTGCCACCAGGCCGTCATGCGCTGCCTCCTGGCTTACTTCCTGGATAAAAGCGCAG ATGAGATGCCCTACCTGAAGTGTCCCCTTCATACTGTGCTGAAGCTCACCCCTGTGGCCTACGGGTGCAAAGTCGAGTCCATCTCTTTGAATGTGGAAGCTGTGAACACTCACAGAGACAGACCAGAG GAGGTGAAGAGGTGTCCCGGAAGCTTGATCCGGAGGAACAGCGTGACGCCTCTGACCAGCCCGGAGACAAACATCAAGAAACCTCGCATCGACGACTTGGATGAGGCTCCCATCCAGGAGCTCCCCCATTCGGTGGCTTCGTTGGCACTCTGCAGCCCGTCGCACCTTCCGCTAACACTGGCCAGCCAG CACTGGCTGGGCAAAGTTTGCCT AACCTGA
- the pfkfb3 gene encoding 6-phosphofructo-2-kinase/fructose-2,6-bisphosphatase 3 isoform X3, whose product MPRELTQNRIQKIWVPTKDDKPAPRRAGGAPHIANPPTVIVMVGLPARGKTYMSKKLTRYLNWIGMPTKVFNVGEYRREAVKNYSSYDFFKSDNECAVKIREQCALAALRDVKSYLQDEGGQVAVFDATNTTRARRGLILQFGVENGFRIFFIESVCDDPSVIASNIMEVKVSCPDYKDCNKTDAMLDFQRRIECYKASYQPLNPDQYDRDLSFIKVIDVGRRFLVNRIQDHTQSKIVYYLMNIHVQPRTIYLCRHGESTDNLEGRLGGDAGLSPRGRQFSTALTGFVREQQLKDLKVWTSQLCCSIQTAEHLGVPYEQWKALNEIDAGVCEEMTYDEIKEKFPEEFALRDEDKYYYRYPAGESYQDLVQRVEPVIMELERQENVLVICHQAVMRCLLAYFLDKSADEMPYLKCPLHTVLKLTPVAYGCKVESISLNVEAVNTHRDRPEEVKRCPGSLIRRNSVTPLTSPETNIKKPRIDDLDEAPIQELPHSVASLALCSPSHLPLTLASQHWLGKVCLRSIRHYLEVVSLVVFQSS is encoded by the exons CGGGCGGCGCCCCCCACATCGCCAACCCCCCTACCGTCATCGTGATGGTGGGGCTGCCGGCTCGGGGCAAGACGTACATGTCCAAGAAACTCACACGCTACCTCAACTGGATCGGCATGCCCACCAAAG TCTTCAACGTGGGGGAGTACCGCAGGGAGGCGGTCAAAAACTACAGCTCCTATGATTTCTTTAAGTCGGACAACGAGTGTGCCGTCAAGATCAGGGA ACAATGTGCCTTAGCAGCCTTGAGGGACGTCAAGTCCTACTTGCAAGACGAGGGAGGCCAAGTTGCG GTGTTCGACGCGACCAACACGACGAGGGCCAGGCGAGGGCTCATCCTTCAGTTTGGTGTCGAGAATGGCTTCAGG ATCTTTTTCATCGAGTCCGTCTGTGATGACCCGAGCGTCATTGCATCAAATATCATG GAAGTGAAGGTTTCCTGTCCAGATTACAAAGATTGCAACAAAACGGATGCCATGTTGGATTTCCAAAGGCGGATCGAATGTTACAAAGCCAGCTACCAGCCTCTGAACCCTGATCAATACGACAG GGACCTCTCCTTCATCAAGGTGATAGACGTGGGCCGCCGCTTCCTGGTCAACCGCATCCAGGATCACACCCAGAGCAAGATCGTCTACTACCTGATGAACATCCACGTCCAGCCGCGCACCATCTACCTGTGTCGACACGGAGAAAGCACAGACAACCTGGAGGGGCGGCTGGGGGGCGACGCCGGCCTATCACCGAGGGGCAGACAG TTTTCTACCGCCTTGACTGGATTCGTAAGGGAGCAGCAGCTGAAGGATTTGAAGGTCTGGACCAGCCAGTTGTGCTGCAGCATCCAGACAGCCGAGCACCTGGGGGTCCCGTACGAACAGTGGAAGGCCCTCAATGAAATTGACGCA GGTGTGTGTGAGGAGATGACGTACGATGAGATTAAGGAGAAATTCCCTGAGGAGTTTGCCTTGAGGGATGAGGATAAATATTACTACCGCTACCCTGCTGGAGAG TCCTACCAGGACCTGGTCCAGAGGGTGGAGCCGGTCATCATGGAGTTGGAGCGTCAGGAGAACGTGCTGGTCATCTGCCACCAGGCCGTCATGCGCTGCCTCCTGGCTTACTTCCTGGATAAAAGCGCAG ATGAGATGCCCTACCTGAAGTGTCCCCTTCATACTGTGCTGAAGCTCACCCCTGTGGCCTACGGGTGCAAAGTCGAGTCCATCTCTTTGAATGTGGAAGCTGTGAACACTCACAGAGACAGACCAGAG GAGGTGAAGAGGTGTCCCGGAAGCTTGATCCGGAGGAACAGCGTGACGCCTCTGACCAGCCCGGAGACAAACATCAAGAAACCTCGCATCGACGACTTGGATGAGGCTCCCATCCAGGAGCTCCCCCATTCGGTGGCTTCGTTGGCACTCTGCAGCCCGTCGCACCTTCCGCTAACACTGGCCAGCCAG CACTGGCTGGGCAAAGTTTGCCT acGAAGCATCCGCCACTACCTGGAAGTGGTTTCGCTGGTAGTCTTTCAAAGCAGTTAG